Within Dermatophagoides farinae isolate YC_2012a chromosome 8, ASM2471394v1, whole genome shotgun sequence, the genomic segment aagcAACAAATTCGACAGATACGATGCCCATCGAAGTGATTCATATGATAAGACCAAAAAAAcgtctttcatcatcatcatcaacaacattattaaaACGTAAACGATTGATGAATgttaaattaatgaaaatgaaagcaAGTTTTAGCGTTCAAAAAACTGTgtaatgatttcaatttaaatattattttttggttattatattgaaaaaaaaaaatttttcttcggcaaataaaatttgagataagaaaaaaatgatgtttttggGGCCATAATACAAgatcaaatgtgtgtgtgtgtgtatgccaaataataaaaatgtttcatcatcaccatcaacatcattctCTATGTaccaaaacaaataatgCAAGTATACCGAGTACTGCATATTTCAATTTAggataatcattcattagaATAGTAATGATGCCCACATACGGAACGAAACCTCTAGTACGGCCAACAATATCTTTTTTCTCTAGCCATAATTGTCCAGGTGCGTAAAGACCACGGTCATCGAcagaattattatcacctTTGGTCAATATTTTTACAGATCCATCTTCcctattattaataaaaaataaaataaatggatgagtcaaatatttgaaattcaatttttttctctctctctctctctctagtAATCTTACTTTTCATGTAACGTTATAACTCGATGTACAATTGGTATATCGCGACCTTTAATTTTAAATACAACAATATCTCCTACACGGATTGGATCCTCTTTGTAATTGGTCAAAAACAATAGATCACCACGATGGAATGCTGGTTCCATAGAACCActgttgtttgaattttaattagaataataataatgattttcaatccaaGTAAACTTTATGGACACATACCTAAGAACGACAACAATTGGTGATTCACTGCCTGTGGCAACCATTAATCCTTTCCAGATCATCATGGCTGATGATATGATCATTCCAAAATTTAAGAATTGATATAGAACCTTTTTTGTTGAAagcaaaataatcaaaacagCCGGCTATCatatttcatcaatgttCATACCTGTCGTTTACTCATTCTGGTCAATTCTCCAAGACCTAAAGTCTCCATGATCGACATGATGGCCAACAAATTTattatgtatgtgtttgaagattttattttaaaaacaatcaataatcaccaatattcaatgttttaaaaataaatatttcaaaaccaaaaaaaaaaaatgataaacacacacacacacacgcgaaaaaaaagtatgagagagatagagaaaaaaaaagactgaAATCAATAACAGTGACGCGTCAAATAGCGAcacaatatatattgtgtgtgtgtgtgtgttgaatatagaaatagaaataatataaaaatacaCGGGTGTTGGGAGCTATCCAAAGAATACATGcctgaattttgaatttttattcattcaaaaaaataattcaaatcaagtcaatcatcaatatattgagAATTAAAAACCTCACATcatatttattgttttccTGTCAAATAATATCATTCCATATCcattattaatttaaaaagCAAAAGCATACGTTGATATATTATAAACTATAATTCCAAGAATATGTGGCTGTGAAAAAGCTGCAAACAAATAATTCGAAATTCTTTATGGCACTCGTttgtcttcatttttttttttggtttcatattaaatttcattttccttTCAAACGTAAAAGTTTACGTTGATATCgttcttcattttttggtTGTGGTGGACCAGGATCCATTGTATATCGAGAATAACGGCTATAGATattatgaaaacaacaaataaaacatgTAAATTTAGAATGAACAATCAACTTACGATCGATATATATCGCTTCGAATATAATCTAAAACATGTGATACAcctaatttcaattgatcacTAAGATCCGATTCAAATGGATTGCCTTCCATTCGTATTATGCTACGTGGTGAATTAAAATCCATATTACCCAATTCTGGTGGAAGCATTCTATAAGCAAGCAATAAAATGATTAGTGTTTGTCCGAACAttttaaatcaacaacaaactttATCCGATTATTTTGAATAAGTAATTCACGTAATCGTTGAAGTAAAATCAATTCTTCCGGTAATGATATCAGATGATTATCTCGAATAGCAAGCTAAAATACAAATTTGTCAAGTAATTAAGTgacaataaatgatgaattctgGCCAAAAAAACTTACAATTTGCAAACTTTTCAAATTTCCAATCTCTGTTGGTAATATTTCGATATCATTGTCCGATAGATATAGGGCTCGTAGATTTTCTTCAagaaataggaaaaaaaattttcaatttaaaaaaaattggcttttcaaattttttttttcaatataccTAAAGTGAAAAATTCTGCCGTAAATGAATGTTCAGTTAGAAAATTATACGACAAATCCAATACTTCCAACTGATGTAAACGTTCAAATCCATTCGGTAATGTATGAAGATTATTCATACCAACATTtaaacatttcaatttatccaAATTACAAATAGTGACCGGTAATTCAGATATGTAATTATTGaaaagatttaaattttccaaattgtataatttatcaatttcgGGTGATAAtactgtgaaaaaaaaattcattatgatttcattatgaattcaaaatcatcttaCCTCTGAGTTTATTATGACTAAGTGTGATGGATCGAAGATTTACCAAATTAactaataaaatgataaaatgcgTTTTTTGGAAATATTTTAACGAATTTACAAATACTTACAAACATAAGGCATTTTTTGTAATGATTCAATACCCTTATCGGGCATATGCAATTCTTCATGTGTATCATCAAGCCGTTTGAcgataattttatcatttttgccATGGCATGGATGTAGACAGCCAGATTTACCTAATgtcataatgatgttgatatgattgatcagctgattgattgaggagaaaaaattttttttttgagataaaatcaataacaaatccaacaACAGGTGTGTGTGCGTACGTATAGTTTTGGGCAAACCTTAtcaacccaaaaaaaaattcactaaTCTTTTTTACACTCGTACACACTGGTTGGTTGTATTGATGCgacgacaataacaacaatatttgTCCGAATAACTCAACATGCACATATATATTGGCATGCACGAATATACAAACAAGACAAATAACGGCGTCGTAATAACGGATGATGGCATACATTCGTTATATTGGTTTTCGGTGGCTGTATACACTgcgaaaattttctttttttttgaaatgacgACACCAATTAATGCAtatggtggttttttttggcattgGCATTTGTTCTCGATTCActcatatataaatataatatatttcGGTATCGTTGGATTCAAGTTTCCAAATTTGGCATATAATTAATGGGCGGAGTATTCTTTCTTTCCGCCCGGCAATCCggattattcatcaattcgTTCGACTTTTATCCACTCACACTCACACTCATTCATCATCTATACAACACCAAGAAGATAGTCAGGAAACacttattttattattttaaaataCTTTTCATCATGGTTTATTATTGCTagctcaaaaaaaagaaattgaacagctgaaattttgttgtttttttttaaatttgatctCTTACtacccagaaaaaaaattcattatcaaaaaagaaagaaaaaaacaaggaatcgaattcatttttttttttttttttgattgattgaaaggaatgataaaaagataattcatcattgttgattatccgtttgattcaaattagatgatgatgatgatgatgtaggaGTCTGTGTTGGTTGctgttcatttgatttttcatgatGTTTCAATACACTGAATATTCGTTCCTGTAATTTATTAAGTACatccaaaaatattttctctcTTCGTTCTTCACGTTCTTTTTCCTCTTTACGGCGTGCCACTTCTTGTGCTAAACGTTCACGTTCCAAATTAACCCATTCACGCATCACTTCCGTTTCTTTTGATAAATGTGAAAACATTCGATCAATGAGCAATGCAGATGCCGATGTATCTAAtggcattgatgatgatgatgtattttggctataattattatgatgatgatgatggttattcTGTGcgttttgattaaaattaccATTCGATTCGAGTTCCGAACGCGAACGTTTAGATTGAGGTGCAAATGTTGAttctaatgataaaaaacacACATTGAATGACTGA encodes:
- the twr gene encoding signal peptidase complex catalytic subunit SEC11 homolog C twr, which gives rise to MSIMETLGLGELTRMSKRQVLYQFLNFGMIISSAMMIWKGLMVATGSESPIVVVLSGSMEPAFHRGDLLFLTNYKEDPIRVGDIVVFKIKGRDIPIVHRVITLHEKEDGSVKILTKGDNNSVDDRGLYAPGQLWLEKKDIVGRTRGFVPYVGIITILMNDYPKLKYAVLGILALFVLVHRE
- the LOC124495870 gene encoding ras suppressor protein 1; this encodes MTLGKSGCLHPCHGKNDKIIVKRLDDTHEELHMPDKGIESLQKMPYVFNLVNLRSITLSHNKLRVLSPEIDKLYNLENLNLFNNYISELPVTICNLDKLKCLNVGMNNLHTLPNGFERLHQLEVLDLSYNFLTEHSFTAEFFTLENLRALYLSDNDIEILPTEIGNLKSLQILAIRDNHLISLPEELILLQRLRELLIQNNRIKMLPPELGNMDFNSPRSIIRMEGNPFESDLSDQLKLGVSHVLDYIRSDIYRSRYSRYTMDPGPPQPKNEERYQRKLLRLKGK